Proteins encoded together in one Pseudoalteromonas xiamenensis window:
- a CDS encoding isochorismate synthase — MLSELDARTDLTAPERPFDPQQHALFVSGQRCYLAQHPHHRFTSPIDNHETLVNTLETELAKCPSEDAVVFGILPFCKSEQAQFLVSDHVQTLDKSHFTAYLASQNKLEGTRFPELDDVHHRQSQAHYEQAIVRAKTLFERDELEKIVLGKQVDLYFDDALPKGQVLTNLLHQSSSGFPFSFPTESGTTLLGVSPELLLKKSHRAIFSNPLAGSAKRTSDSAMDVQRQRTLMNSKKDRFEHAVVLVEMSQVLEPWCHQLHIPSVPSLLSTATMWHLSTEVEGQLHTPATHVLALANRLHPTPALCGKPTQHAYPWIKVLEGESRHFFSGIVGWCDKHGNGEWVVVIRSGEINGRHARLFAGAGIVHASNPTAEWLETEAKLSTMLNALHATTAYRQFTQESLLETA, encoded by the coding sequence ATGTTAAGCGAACTCGACGCGCGAACCGACCTTACTGCACCAGAACGCCCGTTTGACCCACAACAACACGCCTTGTTTGTTTCGGGTCAACGCTGTTATTTAGCACAGCATCCACATCATCGTTTTACGTCCCCCATCGACAATCACGAAACACTGGTTAATACGCTCGAAACAGAGCTGGCAAAATGCCCAAGTGAGGATGCGGTCGTGTTTGGCATCTTACCTTTTTGCAAATCGGAGCAAGCGCAGTTTTTAGTGTCGGATCACGTTCAGACCCTCGATAAATCACATTTTACTGCGTACCTCGCATCCCAAAATAAGCTTGAAGGCACTCGTTTTCCTGAATTAGACGATGTTCATCATCGACAATCACAAGCCCATTACGAACAAGCTATTGTGCGCGCTAAAACACTTTTCGAACGTGACGAATTGGAAAAGATTGTGCTCGGAAAACAAGTTGACTTGTACTTTGATGATGCGCTCCCCAAAGGGCAAGTGCTCACCAATTTATTGCACCAAAGTTCAAGTGGCTTTCCATTTTCGTTTCCCACAGAGTCGGGGACAACTCTTTTGGGAGTCAGTCCTGAGTTACTGCTCAAAAAAAGCCACCGCGCTATTTTCAGCAATCCATTAGCGGGTTCAGCAAAGCGAACGTCAGATTCCGCAATGGATGTGCAACGTCAACGAACACTCATGAACTCAAAAAAGGATAGATTCGAGCACGCGGTCGTGTTGGTTGAAATGTCGCAAGTACTCGAACCTTGGTGTCATCAACTACACATTCCAAGCGTACCGTCTCTCTTAAGTACAGCGACAATGTGGCATTTATCAACCGAAGTGGAAGGCCAACTTCACACTCCCGCAACCCATGTTTTAGCGTTAGCCAATCGCCTTCATCCCACACCCGCATTGTGTGGTAAACCCACTCAACACGCCTACCCATGGATTAAAGTGCTCGAAGGTGAATCCCGTCACTTTTTCTCAGGCATTGTCGGATGGTGTGATAAACACGGTAATGGGGAATGGGTTGTGGTGATCCGAAGTGGCGAAATAAACGGTCGCCATGCCCGTCTTTTTGCAGGTGCAGGCATTGTTCACGCGTCAAATCCAACCGCCGAATGGTTAGAAACAGAAGCAAAACTATCTACCATGTTGAACGCCTTACATGCTACCACGGCCTACCGACAATTCACTCAAGAATCGCTATTAGAAACAGCCTAA